The following are from one region of the uncultured Desulfovibrio sp. genome:
- a CDS encoding autotransporter domain-containing protein: MCNRSNPKLREDLSVQRIVRQPSAVLILAVFLSTVALTVSWGGEALADEVIDAGTRTVNTSTSYTGDLYVGKDHNATLIVESGGTISGTGGNIGGNIGYNAGSNGTVTVTGTGSAWANPTGQDMDVGANGTGTLNILNGGTVSNQNGTVAHFVGSTGTVTVTGAGSTWTNANELVVGWSGRGEMTVSDGGRVTANSNGFIGARDGGSGQVTVTGSRSTWDIGSQLVIGFGASTGELLVENGGTVINTSGRIGLSANSVGTVTVTGSGSTLTDNGPILRVGYDGTGTLTVANGGQVTVGTLTNGAYNGTLTIASNAGSTGTLNIGAAAGSSAAAAGTFKAASIAFGSGTGTIVFNHTSSGLLFDSAISGNGTLKALAGRTILTGDNSLFTGNTVVNGGVLTVNGSMAGSATMVESGARLTGSGTVGSVTALSGSTVAPGNSPGTLTVAGNYSQASGSTYSAELVPGGSVSDLISVSGTATINSGAILMASRYGSGFFTPGARYTVLTAAGGVTGTYSLSNAALSSFYAATDSYDANNVYLNVTQSRAFTSAAATPNQLATAGVLQNMSLNNTLRGAIGNLQTDGEARDAFDQLSGDIYPSIKSAMVEESRFVRSAAIDRIRSAFDAVGAQAAPSATYGFEGLTVWTNGYGAWGNTDSDGNAAKFSHNTGGFLIGADAPVFDTWRLGLLTGYGRSSYDADSNNASGFSDNYTLGAYGGSEIGALGVRLGTAYTWSGVRTDRSVNFTGFSDRLSGQYDARTFQAFGDVGYRLDAGETSLGKLSFEPFVSLAYVNVHTNGFTEEGGLAALTTQSGDNNVTFSTAGLRGASDFTLGGVALTATGSLAWRHASGDISPMTTVNFSGSDRFGIEGVPIARNMALVEAGLSTHLSQNVSFGISYTGQFAGDTRSQGIRGDLCVTF, from the coding sequence ATGTGCAACCGAAGCAATCCTAAACTGAGAGAAGACCTCTCGGTGCAGAGGATAGTGAGGCAGCCTTCGGCTGTTCTTATCCTCGCTGTCTTCCTTTCAACTGTGGCTCTTACGGTCTCTTGGGGAGGGGAGGCGCTGGCAGATGAGGTAATTGATGCTGGGACACGCACCGTCAATACGTCGACCTCCTACACTGGTGACCTGTATGTCGGGAAGGACCACAATGCGACACTGATCGTTGAGTCTGGAGGAACGATCAGCGGAACAGGCGGCAATATCGGCGGCAATATCGGATACAACGCTGGCAGCAACGGCACGGTGACCGTCACTGGCACCGGCTCGGCATGGGCCAACCCCACGGGCCAAGATATGGATGTCGGCGCGAACGGTACGGGTACGTTGAACATCCTGAACGGGGGCACGGTCAGCAATCAAAACGGCACGGTCGCACACTTCGTCGGCAGTACGGGTACGGTGACCGTGACTGGTGCGGGTTCGACATGGACGAACGCTAACGAACTCGTTGTCGGCTGGAGCGGCAGGGGTGAGATGACCGTCTCTGACGGCGGAAGGGTTACTGCCAACAGCAATGGCTTCATAGGAGCCCGTGACGGTGGCAGCGGTCAAGTGACGGTGACCGGGTCGCGCTCGACGTGGGATATCGGCAGCCAGCTCGTTATCGGTTTTGGAGCGTCGACTGGTGAACTGCTCGTTGAAAACGGCGGAACTGTTATCAATACGAGCGGTCGTATTGGACTGAGCGCCAACAGCGTTGGCACTGTGACCGTTACTGGCTCGGGCTCGACACTCACCGATAACGGCCCCATTCTGCGTGTCGGTTATGATGGCACGGGTACGCTGACCGTTGCCAATGGCGGCCAGGTGACGGTTGGCACGCTGACGAACGGTGCCTACAACGGTACCCTCACCATTGCTTCCAATGCCGGGTCGACGGGGACGCTGAACATCGGTGCCGCCGCCGGTTCCAGTGCGGCCGCAGCGGGCACGTTCAAGGCTGCGTCGATCGCTTTCGGTAGTGGGACGGGCACAATTGTCTTCAATCATACCAGTTCCGGCTTGTTGTTCGACAGCGCGATCAGCGGAAATGGAACTTTGAAGGCGCTTGCCGGAAGGACGATCCTGACTGGCGACAATTCGCTCTTCACGGGCAATACCGTGGTGAACGGCGGTGTGCTGACGGTCAACGGCTCGATGGCCGGATCGGCGACAATGGTCGAGAGCGGCGCGCGGCTGACCGGCTCGGGGACGGTCGGGAGCGTGACGGCACTCTCGGGCTCGACAGTGGCACCCGGCAACAGCCCCGGTACACTGACCGTGGCGGGCAACTACAGCCAGGCTTCGGGTTCCACCTACAGTGCAGAGCTGGTTCCCGGCGGTTCCGTCTCCGACCTGATCTCGGTGTCTGGAACGGCGACGATCAATAGTGGCGCAATCCTCATGGCCTCCCGGTACGGTAGCGGATTCTTTACGCCCGGCGCTCGCTACACAGTGCTGACGGCGGCTGGCGGGGTGACGGGCACCTATTCCCTCAGCAATGCGGCGCTCTCCAGCTTCTACGCCGCGACTGACAGCTACGACGCCAACAACGTCTACCTCAATGTAACGCAGTCCCGCGCCTTCACCAGTGCGGCGGCAACGCCAAACCAGTTAGCTACGGCGGGCGTTTTGCAAAATATGTCGCTGAACAATACCTTGCGCGGAGCAATCGGCAATCTTCAGACCGACGGCGAGGCGCGCGACGCTTTCGACCAGCTTTCGGGCGACATCTACCCGTCTATCAAGAGCGCGATGGTCGAGGAAAGTCGCTTTGTTCGCAGCGCCGCTATTGACCGCATACGCTCGGCTTTCGACGCCGTGGGCGCGCAGGCAGCACCGTCTGCCACCTATGGTTTTGAGGGGCTGACCGTCTGGACGAACGGCTACGGTGCGTGGGGCAACACCGACAGTGATGGCAATGCCGCGAAGTTCTCGCACAATACAGGAGGCTTCCTGATCGGCGCCGATGCACCTGTCTTCGACACATGGCGGCTCGGCTTGCTCACTGGTTACGGTCGTTCATCCTACGATGCGGATTCCAACAACGCCTCCGGCTTCTCAGACAATTACACCCTTGGTGCTTATGGTGGATCCGAGATCGGCGCGTTAGGGGTACGTCTTGGTACAGCCTACACCTGGAGTGGCGTCCGTACTGATCGAAGTGTGAACTTCACCGGTTTCTCCGACAGGCTGTCCGGTCAATACGATGCCCGTACCTTTCAGGCCTTTGGCGATGTCGGCTACCGCCTGGATGCAGGCGAGACGTCGCTTGGCAAGCTTTCCTTCGAGCCCTTCGTCTCCCTCGCCTATGTGAACGTTCATACCAACGGCTTCACCGAAGAGGGTGGGCTTGCGGCGCTGACGACGCAGAGCGGCGACAATAACGTCACCTTTTCGACAGCCGGTCTGAGGGGTGCGAGCGACTTTACGCTGGGCGGTGTCGCACTGACCGCCACCGGTTCGCTCGCATGGAGGCATGCCTCCGGCGACATATCGCCAATGACGACGGTCAATTTTTCCGGCTCCGACCGGTTCGGCATCGAGGGGGTGCCGATAGCGAGGAACATGGCTTTGGTCGAAGCGGGCCTGTCCACCCACCTCAGCCAGAATGTCTCGTTCGGCATCTCCTATACTGGCCAGTTTGCAGGCGACACCCGAAGCCAGGGTATTCGCGGAGACCTCTGCGTAACATTTTGA
- the ilvC gene encoding ketol-acid reductoisomerase, which yields MKVYYDQDADLNCLKNKTVAIIGYGSQGHAHAQNLRDSGVKVVVGQRPGGANYELAKEHGFTPVSAAEAAAQADLIMILLPDEVQAAVYENDVKPHLTKGKALLFAHGFNIHFSQIQPPKDVDVFLIAPKGPGHLVRRTFTEGGGVPCLVAIHQDATGEALKIALAYAKGIGGTRSGVIETSFREETETDLFGEQAVLCGGVSALIKAGFETLVEAGYQPEMAYFECMHEMKLIVDLMYEGGLSRMRYSISNTAEYGDYVTGPRLITETVKKEMKGVLKDIQSGVFARNFILEARAKYPMFLTTRRNESEHQIEKVGKELRGMMSWLKKDKKD from the coding sequence CAGGATGCAGACCTTAATTGTTTGAAAAACAAGACCGTGGCCATCATCGGTTATGGCAGTCAGGGCCATGCCCATGCCCAGAATCTGCGTGATTCCGGCGTCAAGGTTGTGGTGGGTCAGCGCCCCGGCGGCGCCAACTACGAGTTGGCCAAGGAACACGGCTTCACCCCCGTGTCTGCTGCCGAGGCCGCCGCTCAGGCCGACCTGATCATGATTCTGCTGCCTGACGAAGTGCAGGCCGCCGTGTACGAAAACGACGTGAAGCCCCACCTGACCAAGGGCAAGGCCCTGTTGTTCGCTCACGGCTTCAACATCCACTTCAGCCAGATCCAGCCGCCCAAGGATGTGGACGTGTTCCTCATCGCCCCCAAGGGCCCCGGCCATCTGGTGCGCCGCACCTTCACCGAAGGCGGCGGTGTGCCCTGCCTCGTGGCCATTCATCAGGACGCCACCGGCGAAGCCCTCAAGATTGCCCTGGCCTATGCCAAAGGCATCGGCGGCACCCGCTCCGGCGTTATTGAAACCTCCTTCCGTGAAGAAACGGAAACCGACCTCTTCGGCGAACAGGCAGTGCTTTGCGGTGGCGTTTCCGCCCTCATCAAGGCCGGTTTTGAAACCCTGGTGGAAGCCGGTTATCAGCCAGAAATGGCCTACTTTGAATGCATGCACGAAATGAAGCTCATCGTTGACCTTATGTACGAGGGCGGCCTTTCCCGCATGCGTTACTCCATCAGCAACACCGCTGAATACGGCGACTACGTCACCGGCCCCCGCCTGATCACCGAAACGGTGAAAAAGGAAATGAAGGGCGTGCTCAAGGACATCCAGAGCGGCGTGTTTGCGCGCAACTTCATTCTTGAAGCCCGCGCCAAGTACCCCATGTTCCTCACCACCCGCCGCAACGAGTCTGAACACCAGATCGAAAAGGTGGGCAAGGAACTGCGCGGCATGATGTCCTGGCTCAAGAAGGACAAGAAAGACTAG
- a CDS encoding methyl-accepting chemotaxis protein, with amino-acid sequence MLRNFSISQRIVFFVILMIALIIAIAGLSVRMTEGVIADGTALAKEMLLDSQRARIKDITHSQALGLAAMTQGQPEAEQLRIIAQYVDSARFEDDSSGYFYVYKGTVNTAHPTQKQLIGKDLASTADSHGVHYVSELYKVAQRGGGFVDFVFPKPGSGDVFKLGYAEAIAGTPFWIGTGVYIDNVDKAESHLITTMRSILHSKLAIYGGGFLAVLLLVVCPLSYVMVVSITRPLAGITRHARAVAQGNLDEEFETTGRDEVATLQQALSAMVVKLKEFIGQAEEQSRLAGKAASEAQQAQTEALEAERKAKDKTAAMLQAAERLEQVAQAVSTASTQLSAQIEQSDKGAVHSAQMLAEAATAMNQMNASVQEVALSAATASDAASQTRDRALSGAGIVEKAVQSIGHVHEVSLRLRDGMAELNDHSQAITRIMGVISDIADQTNLLALNAAIEAARAGDAGRGFAVVADEVRKLAEKTLASTQDVGNAIKAIQESTSKSVSDMDDAVEQVEQATDFANQSGKALEEIVATVEATASQVNAIAEASGQQSAASEEINHSIDDATQVAHQTAEAMNEAQKAVADLAVQTRGLAELIVDMKN; translated from the coding sequence GTGCTCAGAAATTTTAGTATCAGTCAGCGGATTGTCTTTTTTGTCATCCTCATGATCGCCCTGATTATTGCCATTGCAGGCCTGTCCGTGCGCATGACGGAAGGCGTCATTGCAGACGGCACGGCACTTGCCAAGGAAATGCTGCTCGACTCCCAGAGGGCGCGCATCAAGGATATCACGCACTCCCAGGCGCTTGGTCTGGCGGCCATGACGCAAGGTCAGCCCGAGGCCGAGCAGTTGCGCATCATTGCGCAGTATGTGGACAGCGCCCGGTTTGAGGATGACAGCTCCGGGTATTTTTATGTGTACAAGGGCACGGTCAATACTGCCCACCCCACGCAGAAGCAGCTGATCGGCAAGGATCTGGCGTCAACCGCAGACAGCCATGGCGTCCACTATGTTAGTGAACTGTACAAGGTCGCCCAGCGTGGCGGCGGTTTTGTGGATTTTGTGTTCCCCAAGCCCGGCTCTGGCGACGTGTTCAAGCTGGGCTATGCGGAAGCTATAGCCGGAACGCCCTTCTGGATCGGCACAGGCGTCTATATCGACAATGTGGACAAGGCCGAAAGCCACCTCATCACCACCATGCGCTCCATCCTGCACAGCAAGCTGGCGATCTATGGTGGTGGTTTTCTGGCGGTTCTGTTGCTGGTGGTCTGCCCGCTTTCCTATGTGATGGTCGTGTCCATAACCCGGCCCCTGGCTGGCATAACCCGGCATGCCCGCGCCGTGGCGCAGGGCAACCTTGATGAAGAATTTGAGACAACAGGGCGCGATGAAGTGGCGACCCTGCAACAGGCCTTGAGCGCAATGGTTGTGAAACTCAAGGAATTTATCGGGCAGGCCGAAGAGCAGAGCCGTCTGGCTGGCAAGGCCGCCAGTGAGGCCCAGCAGGCGCAGACAGAGGCCCTTGAAGCCGAGCGCAAGGCAAAGGACAAGACCGCTGCCATGCTCCAGGCCGCGGAAAGGCTGGAGCAGGTTGCCCAGGCTGTGAGCACTGCCTCAACCCAGCTTTCAGCCCAGATAGAGCAGTCGGACAAAGGGGCCGTGCATTCCGCCCAGATGCTTGCAGAGGCCGCAACAGCCATGAATCAGATGAACGCCAGCGTGCAGGAGGTGGCGCTCAGCGCCGCAACCGCATCAGACGCGGCCAGCCAGACACGTGACCGCGCCCTGAGCGGAGCAGGCATTGTGGAAAAGGCCGTGCAGAGCATTGGCCATGTCCACGAAGTCTCGTTGCGGCTCAGGGATGGCATGGCCGAACTCAACGACCATTCACAGGCCATTACGCGCATCATGGGCGTTATCTCCGATATCGCGGATCAGACAAACCTGCTTGCGCTCAATGCCGCCATCGAAGCTGCCCGGGCAGGCGATGCCGGGCGCGGTTTTGCCGTGGTTGCCGATGAAGTGCGCAAGCTGGCGGAAAAGACCCTTGCCTCAACCCAGGATGTGGGCAACGCCATCAAGGCCATTCAGGAAAGCACGTCCAAGAGCGTTTCGGACATGGATGATGCTGTTGAGCAGGTAGAGCAGGCCACGGATTTTGCCAATCAGTCGGGCAAGGCTCTGGAGGAAATCGTGGCTACCGTAGAAGCCACCGCCAGCCAGGTGAACGCCATTGCCGAGGCCAGCGGGCAGCAGTCTGCCGCCAGCGAAGAAATCAACCATTCAATTGACGACGCCACCCAGGTTGCACACCAAACGGCAGAAGCCATGAATGAGGCCCAAAAAGCAGTGGCTGATCTGGCAGTTCAGACCAGGGGGCTGGCCGAGCTGATTGTGGACATGAAAAACTAG
- a CDS encoding PLP-dependent aminotransferase family protein, translating into MISTGKDGSGPLYLQIYSQLKQDIACGALAEGTVLTGSRMLASMLAVSRNTVDNAYSQLVAEGYIAPRRGVGFVVQHVPSIDVPATPSGHAAPQAAQCPTQPEICAQGQTLAHGQPLVYDLTNSSHTVDLFPKSLWKKYTFECLEMLEREEKISALQVMQGEPYLRKNLLAYLKRIRGVNCTEDQIVITCGLQQSLEYLCKIAAQRGQKILMEEPGFNKAAAVFRNNHLPIETVPVDEHGLKVDDLPHRPQAFAIYTTPSHQFPTGVTLPIGRRHALLRWAQSNNVYVLEDDFDSEMRYYSKPIPSLQSINTEARVIYLGTFSKGISPSIRMGYMILPPQLAAAFHEMFDEYNSTVPVLNQYIIGRLLETGQYDRHIRRLSHVFKNRLELFIQEFSRLGSGLRMTGNGTGQYFLLRFSAGTDQKLLIKKALEQGVRVYPTMQFWQDKAECPPDTLFLGFGKIRLEDIPDCVTRLKIAWAEWLH; encoded by the coding sequence ATGATCAGCACGGGCAAGGACGGCTCCGGGCCGCTGTATTTGCAGATATACAGCCAGTTGAAGCAGGATATTGCCTGCGGCGCGCTTGCAGAAGGCACGGTTCTGACTGGTAGCAGAATGCTGGCATCCATGCTGGCGGTCAGCCGCAATACTGTGGACAATGCCTATAGTCAACTGGTGGCGGAGGGTTACATAGCCCCCCGCAGGGGCGTGGGCTTTGTGGTGCAGCACGTCCCCAGCATTGACGTCCCAGCCACGCCATCCGGCCACGCCGCGCCGCAGGCGGCGCAGTGCCCCACGCAGCCAGAAATATGTGCGCAAGGGCAGACGCTGGCGCACGGGCAGCCCCTGGTTTACGACCTGACAAACAGCAGCCACACGGTTGATCTTTTCCCCAAAAGCCTCTGGAAAAAATACACCTTTGAATGCCTTGAGATGCTGGAAAGAGAAGAAAAAATCTCTGCCTTGCAGGTCATGCAGGGCGAACCCTACCTGCGCAAAAACCTGTTGGCCTATCTCAAGCGCATTCGCGGCGTGAACTGCACGGAGGACCAGATCGTCATAACCTGCGGTTTGCAGCAGTCGCTGGAATACCTATGTAAAATAGCAGCCCAGCGCGGGCAGAAAATCCTGATGGAAGAACCCGGCTTCAACAAGGCGGCCGCTGTATTCCGCAACAACCACCTGCCCATTGAGACCGTACCCGTGGATGAACACGGCCTGAAAGTGGACGACCTGCCCCACAGGCCGCAGGCCTTTGCCATCTACACCACGCCGTCCCACCAGTTCCCCACCGGGGTCACGCTCCCCATCGGGCGCAGACATGCCCTGCTGCGCTGGGCGCAGAGCAACAACGTCTACGTACTTGAAGACGACTTTGACAGCGAGATGCGCTACTATTCCAAGCCCATACCTTCGCTGCAATCCATCAATACGGAAGCGCGGGTCATCTATCTTGGCACATTTTCCAAGGGCATATCCCCTTCCATCCGTATGGGGTACATGATTCTGCCTCCGCAGCTTGCCGCCGCCTTTCACGAAATGTTTGACGAATACAACAGCACTGTCCCCGTACTGAACCAGTACATCATTGGCCGCCTGCTCGAAACCGGCCAGTACGACAGACACATCCGCCGCCTGAGCCATGTGTTCAAAAACCGCCTTGAGCTGTTTATTCAGGAATTTTCCCGTCTGGGGTCGGGCCTGCGCATGACAGGCAACGGCACGGGCCAGTATTTTCTTTTGCGCTTTTCTGCCGGAACGGACCAGAAGCTACTCATAAAAAAAGCCCTGGAGCAGGGGGTGCGGGTCTACCCCACCATGCAGTTCTGGCAGGACAAGGCCGAGTGCCCGCCGGATACGCTGTTTCTGGGTTTTGGCAAGATTCGCCTTGAGGACATACCCGATTGCGTGACGCGACTTAAGATTGCCTGGGCGGAATGGCTGCACTGA